In a genomic window of Nodosilinea sp. E11:
- a CDS encoding VWD domain-containing protein, translating to MVSRLPRFTWLRLGVLFSLALALVLTSLGRSAPADAELDRLGAEAQTYIQAQTGHRFTHPIVVTRDPAYQRQYIRTDDPSGHHLATSRAAVRDPADPGQWVDIRVLEGRAGHESTGEWQACLIVVSDAGSGLPDPAKRSNIAHEIYHCYQREKLGALYTPPPWVLEGSATWAGETYAGGSPLGESRWRQYLTTHNQIEDRSYEALGVFAHMAHSGESVWALLDRAFTPPLPAPAAETAWIDRFLGLMANRERFLQTWAMGLERNPRLSDWNTSGPGITGDRREIQTLAIPQGRRITRTLQRLYRLTLPEAQVVSVEVISNGHGAIRWGDSETTRISGSFSRQYCLGETCRCPDGSMPAGVTSVRSPQAIIALTGYPNDAELGIDPVENPCEPEEAPVEPPVDGPGSPWGGDGDRARGTSYGDPHLITYDGYRYSFQTVGEFWLTAATDGHFQVQARQGQIPGRPLSMNTAVAMQVGGHRLAIYAQAAPDGRSPVWLDGSPTALAEGTTPLPGGGIVVRVGSRYQITWPTGESLQVSQTPMGGAAFLTLSPEVPRRAGVYQGLLGNVNRNPNDDLQIRGGAVLPPQDVYAPVARLVQGLIPAPVPLNQVQNAFYQQLYRQFGDSWRVSPGESLFDYAPGQSTDSFTQRNFPSQFPSLLGVAPAQIQQATRLCREAGVNEWMMEGCVFDVAATGQPGFVQGAVNAIATTLIDQVQNRVEDEIRRRLPFPLPRLPF from the coding sequence ATGGTTTCGCGGTTGCCCCGGTTCACCTGGCTGCGGTTAGGTGTGTTGTTTTCTCTGGCGCTAGCGCTGGTGCTGACTAGCCTAGGGCGATCGGCCCCGGCTGATGCCGAGCTCGATCGCCTAGGGGCGGAGGCCCAGACCTACATTCAAGCCCAAACGGGCCATCGGTTTACCCACCCCATTGTGGTTACCCGAGACCCGGCCTATCAGCGTCAATACATTCGCACTGATGACCCCAGCGGGCACCACTTGGCCACCAGTCGAGCCGCCGTGCGAGATCCAGCTGATCCCGGCCAATGGGTAGATATCCGGGTGCTGGAAGGCCGCGCAGGCCATGAGTCAACCGGCGAGTGGCAGGCCTGCCTGATTGTGGTATCTGACGCCGGGTCTGGCTTGCCAGACCCGGCCAAACGCAGCAACATCGCCCATGAGATCTATCACTGCTACCAGCGCGAAAAGCTGGGGGCGCTCTACACCCCGCCCCCCTGGGTGCTAGAGGGCTCGGCCACCTGGGCCGGAGAAACCTATGCGGGCGGTTCGCCGTTGGGCGAAAGCCGCTGGCGACAGTATTTGACCACCCACAACCAAATTGAAGATCGCAGCTACGAGGCCTTGGGGGTGTTTGCCCATATGGCCCACAGCGGCGAGTCGGTGTGGGCCCTGCTCGATCGCGCCTTTACCCCCCCGCTGCCTGCCCCCGCCGCCGAGACCGCCTGGATTGATCGGTTTTTGGGCTTGATGGCCAACCGAGAGAGGTTTTTGCAAACCTGGGCCATGGGCCTAGAGCGCAATCCCCGCCTCAGCGATTGGAACACCAGCGGGCCGGGCATTACCGGCGATCGCAGAGAAATCCAAACCTTAGCTATTCCCCAGGGGCGACGCATTACCCGCACCCTTCAGCGCCTCTACCGGCTCACCTTGCCTGAGGCCCAGGTGGTTTCAGTGGAGGTAATCAGCAACGGCCACGGCGCAATTCGCTGGGGCGACAGCGAGACGACGCGCATCAGCGGTAGCTTTAGCCGCCAGTATTGCCTGGGCGAAACCTGCCGCTGCCCTGATGGCTCGATGCCTGCCGGAGTCACCTCGGTGCGATCGCCCCAGGCGATCATTGCCCTCACCGGCTACCCCAACGATGCCGAACTGGGCATTGACCCAGTCGAAAACCCCTGTGAACCCGAAGAAGCGCCAGTGGAGCCGCCGGTCGATGGCCCCGGTAGCCCCTGGGGCGGCGACGGCGATCGCGCCCGAGGCACCAGCTACGGCGACCCCCACCTGATCACCTACGACGGCTACCGCTACAGCTTTCAAACCGTTGGCGAATTTTGGCTGACAGCGGCCACCGATGGCCACTTCCAGGTACAGGCACGGCAGGGGCAGATTCCTGGCCGACCCCTATCAATGAATACGGCGGTAGCCATGCAGGTTGGTGGCCATCGTCTGGCGATCTATGCCCAAGCGGCACCCGATGGCCGCTCCCCAGTGTGGTTAGACGGCAGCCCCACCGCTTTGGCTGAAGGCACGACACCCCTGCCCGGCGGGGGGATTGTCGTGCGAGTTGGTAGCCGCTACCAGATCACCTGGCCCACTGGCGAAAGCTTGCAGGTATCGCAAACCCCCATGGGCGGCGCAGCCTTTTTGACCCTGTCGCCGGAGGTGCCCCGGCGGGCGGGGGTCTACCAGGGCCTGTTGGGCAACGTCAACCGCAACCCCAACGACGATTTGCAAATTCGCGGCGGCGCGGTGCTGCCCCCCCAAGATGTCTACGCGCCAGTCGCCCGCCTGGTGCAGGGGCTGATTCCGGCCCCGGTGCCGTTAAACCAGGTACAAAATGCCTTTTACCAACAGCTCTACCGCCAGTTTGGCGACAGCTGGCGGGTGTCGCCGGGCGAGTCGCTGTTTGACTACGCCCCCGGCCAGTCCACCGACAGCTTTACTCAGCGCAACTTCCCCAGCCAGTTTCCATCGCTGCTGGGGGTGGCCCCGGCCCAGATTCAGCAGGCCACCCGCCTCTGCCGTGAGGCTGGAGTCAACGAGTGGATGATGGAGGGCTGCGTGTTTGATGTCGCCGCTACCGGGCAACCGGGCTTTGTGCAGGGGGCGGTAAA